The nucleotide sequence AAGGTTGTTGGCACACCCGGCCCCTTTGCCATGGCGGGGTGTCGAGGAATTTTCGCGGAGAATGTCTATTTTAAAATGGGCGAAAAGGAGGGAAAATAATGGCAAAAGAAAAAATCAGAATCAGATTAAAAGCGTATGATCACCGTATTCTAGATCAATCGGCTGAGAAAATCGTAGACACAGCGAAACGTTCGGGTGCAAGTGTTTCTGGACCAATTCCGCTACCTACTGAAAAATCTGTGTACACAATCTTGCGTGCGGTGCACAAGTACAAAGATTCTCGTGAACAATTCGAGATGCGTACACACAAACGTCTTATTGACATTGTTAGTCCAACACCACAAACAGTTGATGCGCTAATGCGTTTAGACTTACCATCTGGTGTGGACATCGAAATTAAACTATAAAAAAGATTTTAAAGAAAATGGAGGTGTAACGGATGACGAAAGGAATCTTAGGAAGAAAAATCGGCATGACTCAACTTTTCAATGAAACTGGAGAGCTAGTTCCTGTAACGGTTATTCAAGCTGAGCCTAACGTAGTTCTTCAACTTAAAACAGTTGAAACGGACGGATATGAAGCAGTGCAGCTAGGATTTGCTGATCAAAAGGCAAACAATGTAAACAAACCTGCTAAAGGTCATGCTGAAAAAGCGAACACAACGCCTAAGCGCTACATTCGTGAATTCCGTGACGCTAATCTTGAAGACTACACTGTCGGTCAAGAAGTTGGCGTAGACGTATTTCAAGCTGGAGATGTCGTAGATGTAACTGGTACTTCAAAGGGTAAAGGATTTCAAGGTGCAATCAAGAGACATAACCAATCTCGTGGACCAATGTCTCACGGTTCTCGTTACCACAGAAGACCAGGTTCTATGGGTGTAATTGACCCTATGCACGTTTTTAAAGGTAAAAAGCTACCAGGACAAATGGGTGGAGAAACAATTACTATCCAAAACCTTGAAGTAGTAAAAGTAGATACAGATCGTAACCTACTTTTAGTAAAAGGTAATGTACCTGGAGCAAAAAAATCTTATGTACAAATTACCAGTGCGGTAAAGGCTAACTAATCATTAATTGAAGGGAGGATATGTCATGCCTAAAGTAGCACTATATAATCAAACTGGATCTCAAGTCGGCGATGTGGAATTAAACGATGCTGTATTTGGGATTGAGCCGAATGAGCACGTATTACACGAAGCAGTCCTAATGCAACGCGCTTCTTTACGCCAAGGAACTCACGATGTTAAAGGTCGTTCAGAAGTTCGTGGTGGAGGACGTAAGCCGTGGCGCCAAAAAGGTACTGGTCGCGCTCGTCAAGGTTCTATCCGCTCCCCGCAATGGGTTGGTGGTGGAACAGTATTCGGACCAACTCCTCGCAGCTACAGCTATAAACTACCTAAAAAGGTTCGTAGATTAGCAATCAAATCTGCGTTATCTTCTAAGGTGAAAGAAGAAAGCTTATTCGTTCTTGACAACCTTTCGATCGAAGCTCCTAAAACAAAAGAAGTAAAAGCTGTTTTATCTGGTCTTAACGTTGATAGCAAAGCTTTAATTGTTACTCTTGAAAAAGATGAGGTCGTTGCACGTTCTGCTAACAACCTACCTGGAGTGAAGGTTCTAACAGTAAGTGAAGTAAATGTTTTAGACTTGCTTACGCATGACAAGCTGATCTTGACGAAAGAGGCAGCTGAAAAAGCAGGGGAGGTGCTTGCATAATGAAAGATCCACGTGATATTATTAAGCGCCCTATTATAACTGAGAATTCTGCAGACCTTATGGCTGATAAAAAATATACTTTTGAAGTGAGTACCAAAGCGAACAAAACTGAAATTAAAGATGCGATCGAATCCATCTTTAGTGTGAAAGTTGTGAACGTAAATACTATGAACCTCAAAGGTAAATTTAAACGTATGGGTCGTTACGGTGGATTCCGCCCAGACCGTAAAAAAGCAATTGTAACACTGTCTGCTGACAGTAAAGAGTTAGACTTTTTTGAAGGTGTTTAATCCAATATTTGAATAAGAAGGAGGGAAAACGATGGCGATTAAAAAATACAAACCAACCTCTAATGGTCGACGTGGTATGTCAGGTTCTGATTTCGCAGAAATTACAACTGATAAGCCGGAAAAATCCTTGCTTGCTCCACTTCACAAACACGGTGGACGTAATAACCAAGGTAGATTAACAGTTCGTCATCAAGGCGGCGGTCACAAACGTCAATATCGCATCATCGATTTTAAACGCGATAAAGATGGAATACCAGGACGCGTTGCTACTATTGAGTACGATCCAAACCGTACTGCTAATATTGCGCTTATCCACTATGTAGATGGTGAGAAGCGTTATATCCTTGCTCCTAAAGGATTAAAAGTAGGAGATGAAATTCTTTCTGGAGAAGGTGCTGACATCAAAGTTGGTCACTCTCTAGCATTAGAAAACATTCCAGTAGGTACAATCATTCATAACATCGAGTTAAAACCGGGTCGTGGAGGACAATTAGTTCGTTCTGCTGGTTCACAAGCTCAAATCCTTGGTCGTGAGGATAAATATGTTCTTGTAAGATTGACTTCTGGTGAAGTTCGCCTAGTACTAGGTACTTGCCGCGCTACTGTAGGTCAAGTAGGTAACCTAGAACACGAACTAATCAACGTTGGTAAAGCTGGACGCTCACGTTGGAAAGGTATCCGTCCAACAGTACGTGGTTCTGTAATGAACCCGAATGATCACCCACACGGTGGTGGTGAAGGACGTGCGCCAATCGGACGTAAGTCACCAATGTCTCCATGGGGTAAACCAACTCTTGGATACAAAACTCGTAAACGTAACAAACCAACTGACAAGTTTATCGTACGTAAACGTAAAAAATAACGGGGTTGCTAGACGGGAACAAATGCCCGTCTGTCAATCGCGAAGGGAGGCTTATGCATGGGTCGTAGCTTAAAAAAGGGACCTTTCGTGGATGACCATTTAATGAAAAAGGTTGAACAACTTGATTCTGATAACAAAAAACAATTGATTAAAACTTGGTCTCGTCGTTCTACAATTTTTCCTAATTTCGTTGGCCACACTATCGCTGTTTATGATGGTCGTAAACACGTACCAGTTTATGTAACAGAAGATATGGTAGGACACAAATTAGGAGAATTCGCACCAACTCGTACCTATAAAGGTCACGCTGGTGATGACAGAAAAACAAAACGTTAATGAGAGGAGGCACTCCTAATGCAAGCTAAAGCTGTTGCAAAATCTGTTCGTATCGCTCCTCGTAAAGTTCGTTTAGTAATAGATTTGATTCGAGGGAAAAATGTAGGGGAAGCTGTAGCGATTCTACGCCACACACAACGTGGAGCTTCACCTGTAGTGGAAAAAGTACTTCGTTCTGCTATCGCTAACGCAGAGCACAACTACGAAATGAACCCAGATAACCTAGTTATCTCGGAAGCATTCGTAAACGAAGGAGCAACAATGAAACGTTTCCGTCCACGTGCGATGGGTCGTGCAAGTCAAATTAATAAAAGAACGAGCCACATCACAGTGGTTGTATCAGAAAAAAAGGAGGGATAATTCGTGGGTCAAAAAGTTAATCCGATAGGACTTCGTGTCGGTGTAATCCGTGACTGGGAATCCAAATGGTACGCTGGTAAAGATTACGCTGATCTATTGCATGAAGACATTAAGATTCGTGAATATATTGAACTACGTTTAAAGGATGCTGCAGTATCTAGCATTGAAATCGAGCGTGCTGCAAACCGCGTAAACAT is from Radiobacillus kanasensis and encodes:
- the rpsJ gene encoding 30S ribosomal protein S10, whose translation is MAKEKIRIRLKAYDHRILDQSAEKIVDTAKRSGASVSGPIPLPTEKSVYTILRAVHKYKDSREQFEMRTHKRLIDIVSPTPQTVDALMRLDLPSGVDIEIKL
- the rplC gene encoding 50S ribosomal protein L3, yielding MTKGILGRKIGMTQLFNETGELVPVTVIQAEPNVVLQLKTVETDGYEAVQLGFADQKANNVNKPAKGHAEKANTTPKRYIREFRDANLEDYTVGQEVGVDVFQAGDVVDVTGTSKGKGFQGAIKRHNQSRGPMSHGSRYHRRPGSMGVIDPMHVFKGKKLPGQMGGETITIQNLEVVKVDTDRNLLLVKGNVPGAKKSYVQITSAVKAN
- the rplD gene encoding 50S ribosomal protein L4, which gives rise to MPKVALYNQTGSQVGDVELNDAVFGIEPNEHVLHEAVLMQRASLRQGTHDVKGRSEVRGGGRKPWRQKGTGRARQGSIRSPQWVGGGTVFGPTPRSYSYKLPKKVRRLAIKSALSSKVKEESLFVLDNLSIEAPKTKEVKAVLSGLNVDSKALIVTLEKDEVVARSANNLPGVKVLTVSEVNVLDLLTHDKLILTKEAAEKAGEVLA
- the rplW gene encoding 50S ribosomal protein L23, translated to MKDPRDIIKRPIITENSADLMADKKYTFEVSTKANKTEIKDAIESIFSVKVVNVNTMNLKGKFKRMGRYGGFRPDRKKAIVTLSADSKELDFFEGV
- the rplB gene encoding 50S ribosomal protein L2, giving the protein MAIKKYKPTSNGRRGMSGSDFAEITTDKPEKSLLAPLHKHGGRNNQGRLTVRHQGGGHKRQYRIIDFKRDKDGIPGRVATIEYDPNRTANIALIHYVDGEKRYILAPKGLKVGDEILSGEGADIKVGHSLALENIPVGTIIHNIELKPGRGGQLVRSAGSQAQILGREDKYVLVRLTSGEVRLVLGTCRATVGQVGNLEHELINVGKAGRSRWKGIRPTVRGSVMNPNDHPHGGGEGRAPIGRKSPMSPWGKPTLGYKTRKRNKPTDKFIVRKRKK
- the rpsS gene encoding 30S ribosomal protein S19, which gives rise to MGRSLKKGPFVDDHLMKKVEQLDSDNKKQLIKTWSRRSTIFPNFVGHTIAVYDGRKHVPVYVTEDMVGHKLGEFAPTRTYKGHAGDDRKTKR
- the rplV gene encoding 50S ribosomal protein L22; the encoded protein is MQAKAVAKSVRIAPRKVRLVIDLIRGKNVGEAVAILRHTQRGASPVVEKVLRSAIANAEHNYEMNPDNLVISEAFVNEGATMKRFRPRAMGRASQINKRTSHITVVVSEKKEG